In Corvus cornix cornix isolate S_Up_H32 chromosome 28, ASM73873v5, whole genome shotgun sequence, one genomic interval encodes:
- the CFD gene encoding complement factor D, whose translation MGPSPAPVLVLGLLLLLWAPVHGQPRGRILRGSVAKPHLKPYMASLQMDGQHVCGGFLIAEQWVLSAAHCTEETDGKLFQVLLGAHSLTEPEPHKRLYQVHAQFPHPGSNIHNNKDDLLLLQLEEKAELNADVRVLPFQREDRDVAAETVCEVAGWGTIDHSGRRPDKLHQVERPVISRDVCNHRTRHDGTITKNMMCTDSRRMDTCKGDSGGPLVCNGVAEGVVTAGSRVCGNYKKPAIYTRIAPYAAWIDSVMASADEEGDTR comes from the exons ATGGGGCCGAGTCCTGCTCCCGTCCTCGTCCtcgggctgctgctgctgctctgggccccAGTGCATG GGCAGCCCAGGGGACGGATCCTGAGGGGCTCCGTAGCCAAGCCCCACCTGAAGCCGTACATGGCCTCGCTGCAGATGGACGGGCAGCACGTCTGTGGGGGCTTCCTCATCGCTGAGCAGTGGGTGCTGAGCGCTGCCCACTGCACCGAGGAGAC GGATGGCAAACtcttccaggtgctgctgggtgcCCACTCACTGACGGAACCGGAGCCCCACAAACGCCTGTACCAAGTGCACGCCCAGTTCCCCCACCCTGGCAGCAACATCCACAACAACAAGGATGACCTTCTTCTCCTCCAG ctggaggagaaagcGGAGCTGAACGCGGACGTGCGGGTGCTGCCCTTCCAGCGGGAGGACAGGGATGTGGCGGCCGAAACGGTGTGCGAGGTGGCCGGATGGGGCACCATCGACCACAGTGGCCGCCGGCCGGACAAGCTGCACCAGGTGGAGCGGCCGGTGATCAGCCGCGACGTCTGCAACCACCGCACGCGGCACGACGGCACCATCACCAAGAACATGATGTGCACCGACTCCCGCAGGATGGACACCTGCAAG GGAGACTCCGGTGGCCCTCTGGTCTGCAACGGGGTGGCCGAGGGGGTGGTCACGGCCGGCTCCCGGGTCTGCGGCAACTACAAGAAACCGGCCATCTACACCCGCATCGCCCCGTACGCGGCCTGGATCGACAGCGTCATGGCCTCTGCGGACGAGGAGGGGGACACTCGCTGA
- the MED16 gene encoding mediator of RNA polymerase II transcription subunit 16 — MDLAYVCEWEKKPKSNHCPSIPLVCAWSCRNLIAFTTDLRNEEEKDLTHMVHIIDTEHPWDVYSVNSGHTEVITCLEWDQSGSRLLSADADGHIKCWSMTDHLANSWENTVGSVVEGDPVVALSWLHNGVKLALHVEKSGASNFGEKFSRVKFSPSLTLFGGKPMEGWIAVTISGLVTVSLLKPNGQVLTATESLCRLRCRVALADVAFTGGGNIVVATSDGSSTSPVQFYKVCVSVVNEKCKIDTEILPSLFMRCTTDPARKDKYPAITHLKFLARDMSEQVLLCASNQNNSIVECWSLRKEGLPVNNIFQQISPVVGDKQPMILKWRILSATNDLDRVSAVALPKLPISLTNTDLKVANDTKFFPGLGLALAFHDGSVHIVHRLSLQMMAVFYGSSSPRPADEPTLKRPRTAGPLVHFKAMQLSWTSLALAGVDSHGKLSMLRISPSMGHVLDMNMSLRHLLFLLEYCMVTGYDWWDILLHVQPSMVQNLVEKLHEEYMRQNAALQQVLSTRIVAMKASLCKLSSSTIARVCDYHAKLFLIAISCTLKSLLRPHFLNTPDKSPGDRLTEICSKITDVDIDKVMINLKTEEFVLEMTTLQSLQQLIQWVGDFVLYLLASLPNQGSPVRPGHSFLRDGASLGMFRELMVVIRIWGLLKPSCLPVYTATSDTQDSMSLLFRLLTKLWLCCREENHITEPDDALIDECCLLPSQLLIPNIDWLPINDGIISKLQNKQLVRLQFGKAPGLVGHTVSSQFDAFVRAPGQPKIDHLRRLHLGAYPTEECKSCTRCGCVTMLKSPNKVTAVKQWEQRWIKNCLCGGLWRKMPLSYS, encoded by the exons aTGGACCTGGCGTACGTGTGCGAGTGGGAGAAGAAGCCCAAGAGCAACCACTGCCCCTCCATCCCCCTCGTGTGCGCCTGGTCCTGCCGCAACCTCATCGCCTTCACCACCGACCTCCGCaatgaggaggagaaag ATCTCACCCACATGGTCCATATCATCGACACCGAGCACCCCTGGGACGTCTACTCCGTGAACTCAGGCCACACTGAAGTCATCACGTGTTTGGAGTGGGATCAGTCAG GCTCCAGGCTACTCTCGGCAGACGCTGATGGCCACATCAAGTGCTGGAGCATGACGGATCACCTGGCCAACAGCTGGGAGAACACAGTGGGCAGCGTGGTGGAGGGGGACCCGGTGGTGgccctgtcctggctgcacAACGGCGTCAAGCTGGCACTGCACGTGGAAAAG TCTGGAGCCTCGAACTTCGGCGAGAAGTTTTCCAGGGTGAAATTCTCTCCGTCGCTGACGCTGTTCGGTGGGAAACCCATGGAGGGCTGGATCGCCGTGACCATCAGCGGGCTGGTCACCGTGTCCCTCCTCAAGCCCAACGGGCAGGTGCTGACGGCCACCGAGAGCCTGTGCCGCCTCCGCTGCCGCGTGGCCTTGGCCGACGTTGCCTTCACGGGCGGGGGCAACATCGTGGTGGCCACGTCCGATGGCAGCAGCACGTCCCCCGTGCAGTTCTACAAGGTCTGTGTGAGCGTGGTGAACGAGAAGTGCAAGATCGACACCGAGATCCTGCCGTCCCTCTTCATGCGCTGCACCACGGACCCCGCGCGCAAGGACAAGTACCCGGCCATCACCCACCTGAAATTCCTGGCTCGGGACATGTCAGAGCAG GTGCTGCTTTGTGCTTCCAACCAAAACAACAGCATCGTGGAGTGCTGGTCCCTTAGGAAGGAGGGCCTGCCCGTCAACAACATCTTCCAGCAAATCTCTCCCGTGG TGGGAGACAAGCAGCCCATGATCCTGAAGTGGCGAATCCTGTCTGCCACCAACGACCTGGACCGGGTGTCGGCCGTGGCGCTGCCAAAGCTGCCAATCTCCCTGACCAACACTGATCTGAAGGTGGCGAACGACACCAAGTTCTTCCCTGGATTGG GCCTGGCCTTGGCTTTCCATGATGGCAGCGTCCACATCGTGCACCGGCTGTCCCTGCAGATGATGGCCGTGTTCTACGGCTCCTCCTCGCCGCGCCCCGCGGACGAGCCGACCCTCAAGCGCCCGCGCACTGCGGGGCCCCTGGTGCACTTCAAGGCCATGCAGCTCTCCTGGACATCGCTGGCCCTGGCTGGTGTGGACAGTCACGGGAAG CTGAGCATGCTCCGCATCTCCCCCTCCATGGGCCACGTGCTGGACATGAACATGTCCCTGCGGCACTTGCTGTTCCTGTTGGAGTACTGCATGGTGACCGGCTACGACTGGTGGGACATCCTGCTCCACGTCCAGCCCAGCATGGTGCAGAACCTGGTGGAGAAGCTGCACGAGGAGTACATGCGCCAGAATGCGGCCCTGCAGCAG GTGCTCTCCACGCGCATCGTTGCCATGAAGGCGTCGCTGTGCAAGCTCTCCTCCAGCACCATCGCCCGTGTGTGTGACTACCACGCCAAGCTCTTCCTCATCGCCATCAGCTGCACCCTGAAGTCGCTGCTGCGCCCGCACTTCCTCAACACCCCTGACAAGAGCCCCGGGGACCGGCTCACCGAGATCTGCTCCAAGATCACGGATGTAG ACATTGACAAGGTGATGATTAACCTAAAGACGGAAGAGTTTGTCCTGGAGATGACGACACTgcagtccctgcagcagctcatccAGTGGGTGGGGGATTTTGTGCTCTACTTGCTGGCCAGCCTTCCCAACCAG GGCTCCCCGGTGCGCCCCGGGCACAGCTTCCTGCGCGACGGCGCGTCCCTCGGCATGTTCCGGGAGCTCATGGTGGTGATCCGCATCTGGGGGCTGCTGAAGCCCAGCTGCCTCCCTGTCTACACGGCAACCTCCGACACCCAGGACAGCATGTCCCTGCTCTTCCGGCTCCTGACcaagctctggctgtgct GTCGTGAGGAAAATCACATCACGGAGCCTGACGATGCCCTGATCGACGagtgctgcctcctgcccagccagctgctCATTCCCAACATTGACTGGCTGCCCATCAACGACGGCATCATCAGCAAGCTGCAGAACAAGCAGCTGGTCCGGCTGCAGTTTGGGAAGGCTCCCGGGCTCGTTGGCCACACTGTCTCTTCCCAGTTCGATGCCTTTGTCAG GGCCCCTGGACAGCCCAAAATTGACCACCTGAGGCGGCTGCACCTGGGTGCGTACCCAACAGAGGAATGCAAGTCCTGTACCAG GTGTGGCTGTGTCACCATGCTGAAGTCGCCCAACAAGGTGACAGCAGTGAAGCAGTGGGAGCAGCGCTGGATCAAGAACTGCCTGTGTGGGGGGCTGTGGAGGAAGATGCCCCTCAGCTACTCCTGA
- the R3HDM4 gene encoding R3H domain-containing protein 4 produces the protein MVVLRGGAGPEEPFPRIEDCLPPLEDSPSKRFSPSKRKQYYINKAIRNSDLIPRAKGRKSLQRLENTRYLMTLLEQDDCGSDEGELTHSATPSIFTEACNNETYMEIWNDFMNRSGEEQERVLLYLEEEARKKHRRKLPVKNEDKWKDLPAYTPQECFQRISRRLRATLKRGRIPMGTLEGLEEELLAFFSVTPHSVYTALMDNSFERLLLHALCQYMDLVSASSDIEGKRQMKVSNKHRVFLPPELLLSDYLGQMS, from the exons ATGGTGGTGCtgcggggcggcgcgggcccCGAGGAGCCGTTCCC GAGGATCGAGGACTGCCTGCCCCCGCTGGAGGACTCCCCGTCCAAGCGGTTCTCGCCGTCCAAGAGGAAGCAGTATTACATCAACAAGGCCATCCGCAACTCCGACCTCATCCCGAGGGCCAAGGGCCGCAAGAGCCTCCAGAGGCTGGAGAACA CTCGCTACCTGATGACACTCCTGGAGCAGGACGACTGTGGGAGCGATGAGGGAGAGCTCACCCACTCAGCCACTCCCAGCATCTTCACCGAGGCCTGTAACAATGAGACCTACATGGAG ATCTGGAACGACTTCATGAACCGGTCGGGAGAAGAGCAGGAGCGGGTCCTGCTCTACCTGGAGGAGGAGGCCAGGAAGAAGCACAGGAGGAAGCTGCCTGTCAAGAATGAAGACAAGTGGAAAG aTCTCCCAGCCTACACACCCCAGGAGTGCTTCCAGCGCATCAGCCGCCGCCTCCGCGCCACCCTGAAGCGGGGCCGGATCCCCATG GGGAcgctggaggggctggaggaggagctgctggccttCTTCTCTGTCACCCCCCACTCCGTTTACACGGCACTGATGGACAACAG CTTCGAGCGGCTCCTGCTCCACGCGCTCTGCCAGTACATGGATCTCGTCTCTGCCA GTTCGGACATCGAAGGGAAACGTCAGATGAAAGTGAGCAACAAACACCGCGTGTTCCTGCCCCCcgagctgctgctctcagacTACCTGGGGCAGATGAGCTGA